DNA from Polaribacter sp. NJDZ03:
ATGATTGTAAATGCTGACTCAGTTTGGGATGAATGTTTGTCTTTTATAAAAGATAACATAAAACCACAAGCATATAAAACTTGGTTCGAACCAATAAAACCGGTAAAACTTTCTGGTGAAGCGTTGACTATTCAGGTGCCTAGTAAATTTTTTTACGAGTGGCTAGAAGAGCACTATATTAAATTATTACGTGTTGCTTTAGTAAAACAATTAGGGAACGATGCTAAATTGATTTACGATGTAAAAATGGAAAACAATTATAGCAGTAATAGACCGCAAATTGTTAAAATTCCAAGTTCAAATAGAGATCCATTAAAACCACAAAGAGTAACAGTTCCTTTAGAGTCTAATAAAAGAGAATTAAGAAACCCTTTTGTAATTCCAGGATTGCAAAAAGTAAAAATAGAATCTCAATTAAACGCTAATTATAGTTTTGCAAACTTTATAGAAGGAGATTCTAATAGATTGGCACGTTCTGCGGGTATGGCAGTAGCAAATAAGCCAGGAGGAACCTCTTTTAATCCATTATTAGTTTATGGTGGTGTTGGGTTAGGTAAAACACATTTGGCGCACGCTATTGGTGTGGATATCAAGGATAAATATCCAGACAAGACTGTTTTATATATTTCTTCAGAAAAATTTACACAACAGTTTATAGATTCTGTAAAATCAAATACAAGAAATGATTTTATTCATTTCTATCAAATGATAGATGTGTTAATTATAGATGATGTACAATTCTTATCTGGTAAAGCCGGTACACAAGATGTATTCTTCCATATTTTTAACCATTTACATCAAAATGGAAAACAGGTAATTTTAACTTCGGATAAAGCCCCTGTAGACATGCAAGATATTGAACAACGCTTATTATCTCGTTTTAAATGGGGATTATCTGCGGAGTTACAAGCACCAGATTATGAAACTAGAATTTCTATTTTACAAAATAAATTGTACAGAGATGGTGTGGAAATGCCAGAAGATATTGTAGAATATATTGCTAAAAATATAAAATCGAACGTTAGAGAATTAGAAGGTGTTGTTATTTCTATGATTGCACAAGCTTCTTTTAATAGAAGAGAGTTTTCTGTAGAATTGGCAAAACAGATTGTAGATAAGTTTGTAAAAAACACCAAAAAAGAAGTTTCTATAGATTATATTCAGAAAGAAGTTTCTAAATATTTTGATATGGATGTGGCAACCTTACAATCTAAAACTCGTAAACGTCATATTGTACAAGCACGCCAGTTAGCTATGTTTTTTGCTAAAAGATTAACAAAGACTTCTTTGGCAAGTATTGGTAATCAAATAGGGCAAAGAGATCATGCAACGGTATTACATGCTTGTAAAACGGTAGATAATTTAACAGAAACCGATAAGCAGTTTAAAAAGTACGTAGACGATTTAACTAAAAAGTTGACTTTCTAAAAAGAAAACTTCAAAGAACTTATTCATATTATAATTTTACGCTCTTAAATTTTTTAAGAGCGTAATTGTTTCTTATTTTTATCAAAAATTATTTTTATGCATAAAGTATTGATGGTTTGTTTGGGAAATATATGTCGTTCTCCTTTAGCAGAAGGTATTTTACAATCTAAAGTAAATTTGAATACTGTTTTGGTAGATTCTGCAGGAACAGCTGCATATCATATAGGTAAACTTCCAGATGAGCGCTCTATAGAAGTTGCTAAAAAGTATGGAATTGACATTACTAAGCAAAGAGCAAGAAAATTTGTTGTAAAAGATTTTGATGAATTTGATATAATTTTTGCCATGGATGATAGTAATTATCAGAACATACTCTCATTAGCCAGAAATAATGCTGATGAGCAGAAGGTAAGAATGATTTTAAATGAAACACAACCTACTAAAAATTTAAGTGTTCCAGATCCATATTATGGAGGTAACGAAGGTTTTGAAAATGTGTATAAAATGTTAGATGATGCTTGTAATGCTATTGCAAGTAATTTGTCTTAAAGAAAAAGTCCATTTAATCAGCGAGAAATCTGTATAATAAATATCAAAAAAAATAAAAATATTATTTCTACGTTTTTAGTTTGTGTAAATTCGTGAAATACGTGTCTAAAATATATAAAATGATTGGTAAACTTTATTTAATCCCCACTACTTTAGGTGAAACTGAACCTCTAGAAGTAATGCCTTTATCAGTAAAAAAAGTAGTTGAACAGATTGATTACTATATTGTTGAAAATGAAAAATCAGCAAGAAGATTTATTAAGAAAATTTCGCCTAAAAAATCACAGCCTTCACTACAATTAATGTTGTTAGATAAATATGCGGAGGAAATAGAAACATCTAGATATTTAGATATTTGTAAAGAAGGAATTAATGTAGGTTTATTGTCTGAAGCAGGTGTGCCGGCAATTGCAGATCCGGGAGCAAGTATTGTTAAACTAGCGCACGAAAATAATATTAGAGTAATTCCTTTGGTTGGCCCATCGTCTATTATTATGGCAATGATGAGTTCTGGAATGAATGGACAGAATTTTGCTTTTAACGGGTATTTACCTATTGATAAATCTGATAGAAAAAAAACGATAAAAGAGTTAGAAAAAATTTCTCAAGATAAAAATCAGTCTCAAATTTTTATAGAGACACCTTATAGAAATGATAAAATGTTAGCAGATTTAAAAGCTGCTTTATCACCAACAACCAATTTATGTATTGCGGCAGATATTACCTTGCCATCAGAATATATTAAAACGATGATGATTAAAGATTGGAAACATCAACAACCAGATTTACATAAAAAACCAGCTATTTTTATTATACACAAATAATATAATGGAGTTAATTATTATAAATTACGTTTGGTGTAAGTTATAATTGATATTTATAGATTTATTTTAAAAAAAACACTTAAATATTGTTAAAATTTAAGTGTTTTTTTATGAAAAGAAAAAGGGAGATTATTTTTTTATGTCTACTTCGTTTAAATTTCTATATGATTGAAAATACTTATGTCATTTTTAGAATGATTAAATAACACTTAACTTTTTTCCAACTTTTACAAAAGCTTTAATTGCTTTTTGAATATTTTCTTTTGAATGTGCTGCAGACAATTGAACTCTAATTCTTGCCTTTCCTTTAGGTACAACCGGAAAGAAAAAACCAATAACATAAATGCCTTCATCTAGCAAGAGTTTTGCAAATTCTTGTGCAATTTTAGCATCATAAAGCATAATTGGTACAATTGGGTGGGTACCTTCTACAATGTTAAAACCAGCTGTTGTCATCTCAGATCTAAAATACATCGTGTTTTGCTCTAGCTTATCTCGTAAATCTGTAGATTTTGTTATTTTATCTAATACTTTTAATGTAGCACCAACAATTGCCGGAGCCAACGTATTTGAAAATAAATAAGGTCTAGAATTTTGTCTTAAAATATCAACTATTTCTTTTCTTGCAGCAGTAAAACCACCAGAAGCACCACCTAAAGCTTTTCCGTAAGTTCCTGTAATAATATCTACTCTATCCATTACGTTATGGTGTTCGTGTACACCTCTTCCGGTAGCACCAATGAAACCAGTAGAATGACACTCGTCAATCATTACTAAAGCATCATATTTGTCTGCTAAATCACAAATTTTATCTAATTGAGCAATGGTTCCATCCATAGAAAATGAACCATCTGTAACAATTAATCTACGTCTAGACGAGCTAGCTTGTTTTAATTGTTCTTCTAGATCTGCCATGTTGTTATGAGAATATCTAAATCTTTTTGCTTTACAAAGACGAATACCATCAATAATAGAAGCGTGGTTTAAAGCGTCAGAAATAACAGCATCTTCAGCAGAAAGTAAAGGTTCAAATAAGCCTCCATTAGCATCAAAAGCAGCAGCATATAAAATACAATCTTCCATTCCTAAAAAAGCGGCAGTTTTTTCTTCTAATTCTTTATGAATATCTTGTGTTCCACAAATAAATCGAACAGAAGAAAGACCAAAACCATGTGTTTTTATAGCATTTATTCCTGCTTCTAGTACGTCTGGATGTGATGCAAGTCCTAAATAATTATTGGCACAAAAATTAAGAACATTGTCTTGGTTAACTGTGCTAATATTTGCTCCTTGTTTAGAGGTCAATATACGTTCACTCTTAAAAAGACCATTAGATTTTATAGTTTCTAGTTCTTTTTTTAAATCGTTTTTTATAGTGCCGTACATTGTATTATGAATTTATAAGGTTATTATTATATTTAAGTTCTAAATTTTTTAACATTGTTTCTGTTAAAGTTTTTATATTAAACTTTGGTTTCCAGTCCCAGTCTTTTCTCGCTTGAGTATCATCTATACTCATTGGCCAAGAACTGGCAATTTCTTGTCTAAAATCTGGCTTGTAGTTTATTTTTAAACTAGAATATTTTTCTTTTATTGATGAAGCTAATTGATTAGGAGTAAAGCTTAAACCAGATATATTATAAGATGTTCTTACTGTAATTTTTTCTTTTGGAGCTTCCATTAATTCTAACGTGGCTCTTATAGCGTCATCCATGTAAATCATTGGTAGCATCGTTTCAGAGCTCAAAAAACACTCGAAATCTTCATTCTTAACAGCTTTATGAAAAATATCTACTGCATAGTCTGTTGTTCCGCCACCTGGCAAAGATTGATAACCAATAACACCAGGGTACCTTAATGAGCGTACATCTAAGTCGTATTTATCAAAATAATATTTCCCCCAATTTTCTCCAGCAGCTTTACTAATTCCGTATACTGTAGAAGGTGTTAAGTTAGAAGACTGTGGTGTATTAGAGCGTTCTATATTGTTACCAAAGACAGCAATAGAACTAGGGAAAAATACTTTACTTATTTTATGAATTCTAGATACTTCTAAAACATTAAATAAAGTTTTCATATTTATGTCCCAAGTACTTAATGGATGTTTTTCACCATTTGCAGACAAAATAGCTGCCAAATGGTATATTTGAGTAATCTTATATTTTAATACAGTTGCTTCTATTGCCTCAAAATCTGTAACATCTAGCGTATCAAATACACCATTAAATGTGGGATTTTCTCTTAGATCTGTTGCAATTATATTTTCAACACCATATTTTTTCTGTAATTTCTCTGCTAAAACAGTACCTAATTGACCACTAGATCCTGTTATTAAAATAATTTCTTTATCCATCTTTAATCCTATTTTAAAAGGATAAAATTAAATATTTGATTAATTATAAAGTTAATTTCACTTAGTTTAATTAAAAAATAAGTATTTTTATCTTTTATTAATTGTTATTTTTATATTAAATACTTTTACATGGATAGAAGTAACCCTTAATAAGTGATTTTATCTTTATATGGAAAAAATAGACGAGACAGATTTAAATATTTTAAGAATTCTTCAAGAAGATTCTAAAAAAACAACAAAAGAGGTGGCAGAGATGCTTAATCTAACGCCTTCTCCAGTATATGAGCGGATTAGGAGGTTAGAAAAACGTGGGTATATTAAAAAGTACGTTGCGCTTATAGATAAAAACCTTTTAAATATTCCTATTACAGCTATTTGCATGGTTTCATTAAGATACCATGATGAAGGTTTTATCGATAAATTTGAAAAGCAAATTAAAGGTTTAAAAGAAGTACAAGAATGTTACCATATGGCTGGTAAGGTAGATTTTTTTTTAAAAATTAATTTAGGAAGTCTAAATGAATATCATGAGTTTGTAAGACTAAAACTTTCTAAAATTGAGAATATTGGTGTTTTAGAAAGTTATTTTGTTTTAAAAGAAATAACCCGTACCACTGGGTATTGTATATGAAAAAATGTATTAATTTTTTTAATTTTGGTTGTACTATGTCAATTAACTATTAACAACTGTAGCATCTTGGTCTGCTATAATATTAGAAACATTATATCCACCAAATTTCCTTAAATAATTCTTTATAGAAGCTCCGTAAGCATCAGAAAATCCTTCTACGCCATTACTTCTTAAATATTTTTTTACATTTCCAGCACCACTTAAATGAGCTGCTGCTAATATACCAGATTCGGTAATTTTAGTGCCGTTTATGATTTTTCCTACAGAGCGTCTAATATCTTTTCTTAAAATCCATTTATTTACTTTACACAAAGCTTTAAATGCTTTTTCTTGTAATTCTGGATCTTTTAAAAACGCTGCTGTATTGTAAATTTCAAACCGATGTAAAGTAGTTCTACCAAATTGATATTTTCCTAAATAGCCTAATGTATTTACAACCGTATAACTTCCTTGAGATTCTTTAAAAGCTAATGCTTCTTTAAAGCCTACAAAGTCTTTTTGTAGATAGGGGATATTATAATCAATAAATTTGGGGAAAGTAACTTTGTTATGAGTACCTATTTTTTTATCAATAGAAATTGCGTTGATAAATCCTAAAAATACGATACTTAAAAATAAAAACTTTTTGATAAATTGAATATTTCTGTTTTGCGGGTGCAAATGTATAACACAAATTTAATTATACTGATAATCAATATGTTAAATTTTACTAAAAATATAGATAATGAAACGTTAAAGCTCCTTTGCTATTAATTTCAAGAGTAGGAGCAGGTATTTTTATGAAGTTTACAACAGAAAAGACAGATTTTAGGAATTCCGAATTTGTCTTTATTTTTGTTAAATCGAGATCTAAACTTAGGTAAAATTGTCTGTAAGGATCTTGCTGTACAGAGGTTACTCCGTTTGAATTTCCATAAAGCATGCCTTCGGCCCCATATCCTAAAGCTACATTTAACCATTTTGGAAACGAACTTTTCTTGTTAAAAGACCAAATATTGGTAGAAAGCCAATAAGTTTGGCCGTTATAATCTTTTAAAGCTTGTTGTAAATAGTTTTCACCTAAGGTATTTGGTCGTTGTTTTGCAAAACCTGTTTGATGAAAAGAGTATTTTACTGTAATTCGTTGCTCGTTCCAAAGTAATTCTTGTCCTACCAACAATCCTGTACCTGCTGCATTTGCAAGAATGTCTCCTGGTGATGCTCCCCATTCATCAGAAAAACCATCTAATACTTCTACAGCGGTTAAAAAAGCAAAACCAGAGGTTGCTCCGTAAATTAATTGATTTTTTTTAGAAACACCAGCCCAATCTAAAACTTCCATTCCTATTTTACCAATATAATAAGAAGTCATAAAATGCCCAAATTTATCCATTTGCTTCCAATCGCCATTATCATTTTTAAAATGAAAACCAGAACGCGGATAATCTTTGTACCAAAGTTGGTTTAAACCAATTAATGCTCCCCCAGTCATTACACTTTCTGTAATAATAATGGCATTTTTTCTTTTTGTGTTTAGGGTATCAGATTTTTTATAAAATGATGAGTTTTGTGCACACAAAGAAAACGAACAGATAATTAAAAGGTAAAAAGAAATGTTTTTTTTGTTCATCAAATTCAATTATTAAAAATGGTAATAACTATCTATTTATGCTTTGTTTATTCATCCATTGATGATATTTTGCCGCATTTCTATTGTGTTGAGAAAGTGTTTTTGCAAAAGCATGATACCCTAATTTTTCTACACTAGCACACATATAAAAATAGTCATGTTTTTCCGCATTTAGAACGCCGTCAATAGATGAAATATCTGGCATAGAAATTAACGTAGGTGGTAAGCCTTTAAATTTATAGGTGTTGTAAGGAGAGTTTATTTCTAAATCTGCGGTCAATACCCTTTTTACCACATAATCCTGACCTTTAAGTTCTTTAACACTATAGATTATTGTAGGATCTGCCTGCAAAGGCCATCCCTTTTTTAATCTATTTAAATACAAACCAGCAACAATTGGTCTTTCTATATTTTTAGCTGTTTCTTTTTGCACTATAGAGGCTAAAGTGATTACTTCTTCTTTTGTTAATTCTAAAGATTTTGCTTTTTGAAGTCTGCTTTTATTCCAAAAACGATTGTATTCTACAAAGATTTTGTCTCTAAAGTTTTCTGCAGAAACAGTCCAGTAAAACTGATAACTATTTGGAACAAAAATTTGCAATACAGATTTTTCTGTCAGGTTGTTTTTAGATAAGAAATTTATGTCTTTAAAAGCAGTTAGTAGGGTAATTGAATCTGCTTCTAATTGTTCTGCAATTCTACCTGCTAATTTTTCTAAAGTATCTTGGTTATTAAAAGACAATTTTACAGGTGTTTGGTTACCGCTTCTTAAAAGGTTTACCAACTCGTTGTTAGACATTCCTTCTTTTAGAATATATCTACCTGGTTTTGGTTTCGAAAGGTTTTTCTTAGCAGCTACTAGAAGAAAAGTATTTGTATTTGTAGAAAAGTCAGTAATTTTTTCTTTTACATCAATTAAGCTGTCAGAAGAGTAGATAAAAAGCTCTGTGTCTTTTGTGATCGATTTTCCAAATATTTTTTGATAATATTGATATCCTATAATTCCACCAATAAAAATAACGGTAGCAATAACTGCGTATATAAATTTTTTACCCAAAGTTTTTAATTTTTTTAGAATAGCGAAATTAGTCTTTTATCAACTGAAATAAAACTTCATCTTTAAATTTTCCTTCGGATAATATCCAATCTTTTTTTATACCTACTTTATTGAAGTTATGTTTCTTAAAAAGCGAGATACTTTTAGAATTATCAGTTATAATATTGGCATACAACTGATGCATATTTAAAGTAGAGAAAGCATATTGAATTAAAACAGAGAGTGCTTCGGATGCAAATCCTTGTTTTTGAAATTCTGGATGGATTAAAACACCAATTCCTGCTCTTTTATGCATCGGGTTATAATCGAATAAATCAATCATTCCTAGTTGTTTCTTTGTCTCAGTTTCTTCAATTAATAGACGTAGTTGTTTTGCTTCGTAAATATCTAAATGTGCGTTTTCTAAATACTGTCTTAGAATAAATTTAGAAAAAGGAGTTTGTGTGTGGCTAATTTCCCAAAAAGACTCGTTATTTTCTATTTGATATAGAAAGTCTAGGTCTTCGGGCTCTAAAGCACGTAATGTTATTTTTTTACCGTTTAAAGTCATATTTTTTCTAAAATTAGTTTTCTTGTTAGAAAATTTTATAAGCATTTAGATTATAGAATGCAAAATAAGTAAAATAATAATCTTATACAGCTTAGAGTTGCATAGAAAGAGCTTTAGTTTTTGATTAACAATCATGGTACTCTTTAGCAAAAACTACTTTTTTCCCTGTTACTTTCTCTATTTTCAAAGCGTATTTATCAAAGAAATTACAAGCTTCATAAAAAATAGAGTGGTTGTATTTTTTATTATCTGTTATTATTTCTAGGTAAGCACCACCATTTCCTTTTGCGGGTAAAATATTTTGAATACAGAATGAATTTATTTCAGTAATATCAAATAATTGAGCAAAGTTATTACTAGAAAATCCTATTTTTTTATTTTTATCATCAACCCAAATAATGGTTTTGTCTTTAAATTGAAGATTTATTTTTTTGGGTCTTATTTTTATCCTCTTATTTTTTCTGTAATCACCAGAAATGGTAATATTTCCGTTTAATAATAAGAAATCAGAAATAACCATCCGTTCTTCGTAACTTTCATTACGCAGTAATTCTGGGTATTCTCTTTTATTCTCTATAGATAAAGAAGTATAACCACCATTAAAATGCCAATCACCGTCATAGGTATAACAAATTGATAAGTGCATTCCTTTTAAATTGAAATTTATATTTTTTTGATCTGCTCTTTCATAACCGTTATTCATTTTGCTACTAGCTAAATCTTTGTTTAAAATTTTCTTTAGCTGTATATAACTTTCATCAGTTGCTATACTATTAAAACAATGTGTGTAAAAGTGTAGAACAGGAACATCAGTTCTATCGTTTTCAAAATAAGCACTAAAATCTTTTAAAAAAATATTTCCAATACGTACAGGAGCATTAAATTTTAGCAATTTTTGTCCGTAAGGTGATTTTTTAAATAAAGTATTTTTATTTTTTTCTAATTCCTCATACGAAGTATCCCAAGAAATGAATTGCTTGGGTTGAGACTGAACTTCAAATCCTAGGTTATAATCGGTATCATGATACTTTAGTGTTTCAAAATTAGGAGTATATTGTTTTCTCCAAATTTCTTTTTTTAAAACGGTTGTTTTTACAATGTTTTCAAAAAAAATAGAATCATTAAAATCAAACGTAGTAGATAACTCTTGGTACATTTTACTGAATCCGGTATAGTTAACGGGGATAAAATTTTGATGATAATCAAAAAGGAAAAGATAGGCTAATTGATTCCTTTTAATAGTGATATATGCATATTGTAAATCTTTTAAGTTTACAGTACAACTATGTATTCCTTTAGTATCTGTACAAATAATTTGATTGTTTTCAATTTTCACATTTCCTTCATTACTTTCTTTTGGAAATATTTCAGTTTGGTCTTTTTTTGTATTAAAAAGATTTTTTAAAATACTCATAATCTTTATTTGTAGTGAATGTCTGCGTCAAAAGAATACCATTTTTTGAGATAAAGATTTAAAAAGAAATTTCTCCTTTAAAAACAAAAGTAGCAGGTCCTTTTAAAAATACATTTGTGTAAATTCCATCCTTTTCAGAAAAAGAAACCTCTAAATTTCCACCTTCAACAGGTAAAGAAATTAAATTACTTGTTGTTTTTCCCGTTTTGTGCATGGCAATTGCAACTGCTGTTACTCCGGTTCCGCAAGCTAAAGTTTCATTTTCAACACCTTTTTCGTAGGTTCTTACTCTAAAAGTAGTCTCATTAATTTTCTGTGCAAAATTCACATTACTTCCGGGAGCATTATAAGAATATCTTATTTCTTTTCCTTTTTCAAAAACAGGAAAATTATCTAAATTATCTACCAATTCTACATGATGTTGTGTTCCTGTATATGCAAAAACAGAATTCTCTTTCACCGTAATTTCATCAACATCTATCATTTTTAAAGAAACAATCCCATTTTCAATGGTAGCTAAATGAGGACCATCAACAGCTATAAAACTTGTTTTTGAGTTGATGATTTCTAAATATTTTGCAAAAGCAACTGCACATCTGCCACCATTTCCGCAGAAAGTTTCACTTCCATCAGCATTAAAATAAATCATTCTAAAATCGAAATCGGTATCGTTTTCTATTATGATAACGCCATCTGCACCAACACCAAAATTTCTATCACAAAGTTTCGCTATCAGGGCAATGTTTTCTTTCGGAAAAGTTAGAGTTCTGTTATCTATCATAACAAAATCATTTCCGGTTCCTTGGTATTTATAAAAGTCTAAATTCATTGGCACAAATATAGGAATTTAAAGAATAAAAAAGCACTGTTAAAAAGCGGTTAAAGTCAGTTAAAATCAAGTTAAACAGATTTTTTGAAATTGTTATAATTGTATATTTGAGTAATAAAAATTTAAAATCATGAAAAAAATACTAAGTTTATTAGGAATGGCAGTTTTAGGAGGCGCTATCACTTTAGGCGGATATAAAATGCTATTTAATGAAAATGTGGTTATAGAAAGAAGCTTTTCTCACCCCATAAAAACGGTTACGGCAAACTATAACCCTGCATTAAACAATGCAAATGCAATAGCCAATTCTGTAGATTTTACGGTTGCTGCAGAAAATACCGTACATGCCGTGGTTCATGTTAAAAATACTGCGATTAGAACACAATCTAGCCCAATAGATCTATTCTTTGGTAATAGTAACGGAACCAGAAAATTTGAGCAAGTTGGTACGGGGAGTGGTGTAATTATTTCGCAAGACGGTTATATTGTATCTAATAATCATGTTATTGATGGAGCGTCTGATATAGAAATCACCTTAAATAATAGGAAAAAGTATAAAGCACAATTAATAGGTACGGATAAAGAGAATGACATTGCATTGTTAAAAATTGATGTTGATTTTGATTTACCTTATATTCCGTTTGCAAATTCAGACAATATAAAAATTGGAGAATGGGTTTTAGCAGTCGGTAATCCTTATAATTTAACATCTACCGTAACCGCAGGTATTGTGAGTGCAAAGGGTAGAGATCTAGAAGGAACTAGGTCTACAGATTCTTTTATTCAAACAGATGCAGCGGTAAATCCAGGAAATAGTGGAGGAGCTTTGGTAAATACACGTGGTGAGCTAGTTGGTATTAACACGGCAATTACGTCTAAAACAGGTTCTTTTATTGGGTATTCTTTTGCAGTTCCGTCTAATATAGCTAAAAAAGTTGTAGATGATTTATTAGAATTTGGTACTGTGCAAGAGGCTATTTTAGGAATCAACATAAACCAAGAAGATGGTGATATAGAAGGTGTTTTAATTGGCGGAGTTAGTGATGATGGAGGTGCCCAAAAAGGAGGCTTAAAAGCTGGTGATGTTATCAAAAAGGTAAATGATGTGAAAATCTCTAAATTTTCTGAGTTAAGAGGTCAATTAACAACAAAAAGACCAGGAGATTTAGTGAATATTACGATTGATAGAGATGGAGCAGAAATGACTAAGAGTATAAAATTAAGTAAAAAAGATGCTTATGTTTCTAGAAAATTAGGAGTAGTTTTAAAAGACGTTTCTAAAAAAGAAATTAAAAAATTCGATATTCCTGGAGGAGCTAGAATAATGACCAATCAGAATAAAAATCTTAATTATTATGGTGTAAAGGAAGGGTATATTATTACCAAAATTAATAAGAAACCAGTTTTAAATGCAAGTGAAGCAGTAAAAGAAATTGATGCGTCTTTTGGAGTTGGTAACCCAATTTACATAGAAGTTATAAATTTAGATGGAGAAAGAGAGCGTTATGCTTTTAGATAGTATCTAAATAATACAACCATTAAAATCCTGATAATTTATCAGGATTTTTTTATTTACGAAAACTTTACGAAATCGATTTCGTATTCAAAGAAAAAGAAATACTTTTGCCTGAAATTTATTTTAATTTTCAATATGTCAATAATTTTAGATTACGAAAAAGAGGTAATTACACAAGCTCAAAATAGAAGAGCAACAGTCGAGTTTATCACTATTGTAAATGATTTATGGTATGATAAATCTATTGAACTTGTGTTATTTAGAAACACTTTAATAGACAAAAGAGCAAGTGAAGTTTTAAATTTAATAAACTATGCTAAAGAATTTGTAAACAAACCAATTTCTATACAAGATGCCTTAGATATTGCAAAAGCAATTCAGCAAATAGACTTACCATCGTCTAAATTAGATATTGGTAAGCTTGCTTACGAGTGTTATTTAAGTCCTATAAAAGGAGCCGACAAAGTATCTTTTGTAAGGAACAAATTAAAAGGCGCTACAGAATCAGAGAACATTCAGCCTAAAGATGTTGTTTTATATGGTTTTGGTAGAATAGGTCGCTTATTAGCGAGAGAGCTTATGTCTAAAATGGGGAAAGGCTCACAATTAAGATTAAGAGCTATTGTTACTCGCGGCGAAATAAATAGAGAAGTTTTAGAAAAAAGAGCTTCTTTATTAAGTATAGATTCTGTGCACGGAGATTTTTTAGGAACTGTAGAAATAGATGTAGAGCACAATGCCCTAATTATAAACGGAACAACAGTTCATTTAATTTCAGCAAATAATCCAGAAGAAATCGATTATACAAAATACGGAATTAAAGATGCATTAATTATAGATAATACAGGTGCTTTTAGAGATAATG
Protein-coding regions in this window:
- a CDS encoding glyceraldehyde-3-phosphate dehydrogenase, with the translated sequence MSIILDYEKEVITQAQNRRATVEFITIVNDLWYDKSIELVLFRNTLIDKRASEVLNLINYAKEFVNKPISIQDALDIAKAIQQIDLPSSKLDIGKLAYECYLSPIKGADKVSFVRNKLKGATESENIQPKDVVLYGFGRIGRLLARELMSKMGKGSQLRLRAIVTRGEINREVLEKRASLLSIDSVHGDFLGTVEIDVEHNALIINGTTVHLISANNPEEIDYTKYGIKDALIIDNTGAFRDNVALARHLKAKGASKVLLTAPGKGIPNIVHGVNHKKYNPDLVDIFSAASCTTNAITPILKVLEDNFGIKKGHLETIHAYTNDQNLVDNMHSKNRRGRAAALNMVITETGAGAAVAKAIPALAGKLTSNAIRVPVPNGSLAILNLQLNTMVSTERVNSIIKKYALEGDLVEQIKYSLDNELVSSDILGSTAPSIFDSKSTITDKETIVIYIWYDNEYGYSHQVMRLAKHIAKVRRYTYY
- a CDS encoding DUF2279 domain-containing protein; its protein translation is MNKKNISFYLLIICSFSLCAQNSSFYKKSDTLNTKRKNAIIITESVMTGGALIGLNQLWYKDYPRSGFHFKNDNGDWKQMDKFGHFMTSYYIGKIGMEVLDWAGVSKKNQLIYGATSGFAFLTAVEVLDGFSDEWGASPGDILANAAGTGLLVGQELLWNEQRITVKYSFHQTGFAKQRPNTLGENYLQQALKDYNGQTYWLSTNIWSFNKKSSFPKWLNVALGYGAEGMLYGNSNGVTSVQQDPYRQFYLSLDLDLTKIKTNSEFLKSVFSVVNFIKIPAPTLEINSKGALTFHYLYF
- a CDS encoding GNAT family N-acetyltransferase, coding for MTLNGKKITLRALEPEDLDFLYQIENNESFWEISHTQTPFSKFILRQYLENAHLDIYEAKQLRLLIEETETKKQLGMIDLFDYNPMHKRAGIGVLIHPEFQKQGFASEALSVLIQYAFSTLNMHQLYANIITDNSKSISLFKKHNFNKVGIKKDWILSEGKFKDEVLFQLIKD
- a CDS encoding trypsin-like peptidase domain-containing protein; translated protein: MKKILSLLGMAVLGGAITLGGYKMLFNENVVIERSFSHPIKTVTANYNPALNNANAIANSVDFTVAAENTVHAVVHVKNTAIRTQSSPIDLFFGNSNGTRKFEQVGTGSGVIISQDGYIVSNNHVIDGASDIEITLNNRKKYKAQLIGTDKENDIALLKIDVDFDLPYIPFANSDNIKIGEWVLAVGNPYNLTSTVTAGIVSAKGRDLEGTRSTDSFIQTDAAVNPGNSGGALVNTRGELVGINTAITSKTGSFIGYSFAVPSNIAKKVVDDLLEFGTVQEAILGININQEDGDIEGVLIGGVSDDGGAQKGGLKAGDVIKKVNDVKISKFSELRGQLTTKRPGDLVNITIDRDGAEMTKSIKLSKKDAYVSRKLGVVLKDVSKKEIKKFDIPGGARIMTNQNKNLNYYGVKEGYIITKINKKPVLNASEAVKEIDASFGVGNPIYIEVINLDGERERYAFR
- the mltG gene encoding endolytic transglycosylase MltG; this translates as MGKKFIYAVIATVIFIGGIIGYQYYQKIFGKSITKDTELFIYSSDSLIDVKEKITDFSTNTNTFLLVAAKKNLSKPKPGRYILKEGMSNNELVNLLRSGNQTPVKLSFNNQDTLEKLAGRIAEQLEADSITLLTAFKDINFLSKNNLTEKSVLQIFVPNSYQFYWTVSAENFRDKIFVEYNRFWNKSRLQKAKSLELTKEEVITLASIVQKETAKNIERPIVAGLYLNRLKKGWPLQADPTIIYSVKELKGQDYVVKRVLTADLEINSPYNTYKFKGLPPTLISMPDISSIDGVLNAEKHDYFYMCASVEKLGYHAFAKTLSQHNRNAAKYHQWMNKQSINR
- the dapF gene encoding diaminopimelate epimerase — translated: MNLDFYKYQGTGNDFVMIDNRTLTFPKENIALIAKLCDRNFGVGADGVIIIENDTDFDFRMIYFNADGSETFCGNGGRCAVAFAKYLEIINSKTSFIAVDGPHLATIENGIVSLKMIDVDEITVKENSVFAYTGTQHHVELVDNLDNFPVFEKGKEIRYSYNAPGSNVNFAQKINETTFRVRTYEKGVENETLACGTGVTAVAIAMHKTGKTTSNLISLPVEGGNLEVSFSEKDGIYTNVFLKGPATFVFKGEISF